From Nitrospirota bacterium, a single genomic window includes:
- a CDS encoding tetratricopeptide repeat protein codes for MTEPTVSPTEQSHTVVDPGDQPLSPDEEITEIEKLLAAEPDDFQARCRLGELYFSKGRMDDALVEVKKSIEMAEGLRTEMNRSLAMYYSNLGTIYATKAMTDEAEAEFKRALEVFPHDVLALFNLGRVYADKKKFMEAKEYYERLVEITPDDPMTWYNLAGVYVELDNPEVTDYNTIDLAIQCYLRSLELDPKHLEGSFKLMELALNHKKTDLAIKVMEEAVEQNPEEPLAYYNLISVYDKAKMFEQAEQARKRLKERFSKRAKESSAS; via the coding sequence ATGACTGAACCGACTGTTTCTCCCACCGAGCAAAGCCATACCGTCGTCGATCCCGGCGATCAGCCGTTGAGCCCCGACGAAGAAATCACCGAGATTGAGAAGCTTTTGGCCGCCGAGCCCGATGATTTCCAGGCCCGCTGCCGGCTGGGCGAACTGTATTTCAGCAAAGGCCGGATGGATGACGCACTCGTAGAAGTCAAGAAATCGATCGAAATGGCGGAGGGCCTCCGAACAGAAATGAATCGATCCCTTGCAATGTACTATTCGAATTTGGGGACGATCTACGCGACGAAGGCCATGACGGACGAAGCAGAGGCCGAGTTTAAGCGTGCGCTCGAAGTGTTTCCCCACGATGTCCTGGCCCTCTTCAATCTTGGACGGGTTTATGCCGACAAGAAAAAGTTCATGGAAGCCAAGGAGTATTACGAGCGCCTGGTGGAGATTACGCCGGACGATCCCATGACTTGGTATAATCTTGCAGGGGTGTACGTGGAACTCGATAATCCAGAGGTGACCGATTACAACACGATCGACCTGGCCATCCAGTGCTATCTTCGCAGCCTCGAACTGGACCCCAAACATCTCGAGGGTAGTTTCAAGCTGATGGAGTTGGCACTCAATCACAAGAAGACGGATCTCGCCATCAAGGTCATGGAAGAAGCCGTCGAACAGAATCCCGAGGAACCGCTCGCCTATTACAACTTAATTAGTGTGTACGATAAGGCGAAGATGTTCGAACAGGCCGAACAGGCCAGGAAGCGGTTGAAGGAACGGTTCTCCAAACGGGCTAAGGAAAGCAGCGCATCCTGA
- a CDS encoding radical SAM protein — protein sequence MNVSLLFPPTWHPSQPYLSLPSLKGFLAQGGISNVSQRDLGIELLDRLLTQSYGAGLYQELVDKQRALERERTGETGPGSAEHLARVVESLDRFSYLIDRIEPAKETLRGEGFYDLESYKESLFLIDKWLEVLSTLYFPTRLTVVDNQFGNCSIYASKDLMKIIRDESQNPYIQLFRQYFIQSIVGDQPDMIGVSITATSQIIPGLTLCRLIKEAAPNIHLTIGGSIFTRLVDNLRRCPSLFDLTDDIIVFEGETALLELVNQLAGKQDFGKVPNLIYRQNGKITVNQPFYSENINQLPAPNYDGFPLGLYLAPEPVLPVQFSRGCYYKDCAFCALTLDHQNFRQKEPGRTIEELEWLKQRYGAQRFFFTDECFALSPTKRLCQQILDKKLDIKWTCEMRFEKHLTRELLALMRDAGCLKIVFGLESFNQRVMDVMQKGIKQEWVRRIADDCVDLGIAVHCYIIVGFPTEKEEEALETMNFIVENQRLHRSYGFSCQPCLFDLEKEAPIMSDPGSYGIRRIMRPSAEDLSLGFFYEVSEGMTPDEAERLYQQVYEKISEVVCELPFNYSMADGLLYIARAKAQEVGVPQPAGS from the coding sequence CAGGGCTGTATCAGGAGTTGGTCGATAAACAGCGCGCGCTTGAGCGGGAACGAACAGGAGAAACCGGACCGGGAAGTGCCGAACATTTGGCCAGAGTGGTGGAGTCGCTGGATCGATTTTCCTACCTCATCGATCGAATTGAACCGGCCAAGGAGACCCTCCGGGGAGAAGGCTTTTACGACCTTGAATCCTACAAGGAAAGTCTCTTCCTTATTGATAAGTGGCTGGAAGTGCTCTCCACTCTCTATTTTCCGACCCGGCTAACGGTCGTTGATAATCAGTTCGGCAATTGTTCCATCTATGCATCTAAAGACCTGATGAAGATCATCAGGGATGAATCTCAGAATCCCTATATCCAACTCTTCCGTCAATACTTCATTCAGTCGATCGTCGGCGACCAGCCGGACATGATCGGAGTGTCGATTACAGCAACCTCTCAGATTATTCCTGGCTTGACACTGTGTCGTCTGATCAAGGAGGCCGCCCCCAATATCCATCTCACCATCGGCGGCAGTATCTTCACCCGATTGGTCGATAATCTGCGTCGTTGCCCGAGTCTGTTCGATCTGACCGACGATATTATCGTGTTCGAGGGCGAAACTGCGTTGCTCGAGCTCGTCAATCAATTGGCCGGGAAGCAAGATTTCGGCAAAGTCCCGAACCTGATTTATCGCCAGAACGGGAAGATTACGGTCAACCAGCCGTTTTATTCTGAAAATATCAACCAGTTGCCGGCTCCCAACTACGACGGTTTTCCGCTCGGTCTTTATCTGGCTCCGGAGCCGGTGTTGCCTGTGCAGTTTTCACGGGGGTGCTATTACAAGGATTGTGCGTTTTGTGCTCTTACTCTGGACCACCAAAACTTCAGGCAGAAAGAGCCGGGACGGACCATCGAGGAATTGGAATGGCTTAAGCAGCGATACGGGGCACAGCGATTCTTCTTCACGGACGAATGCTTCGCCTTATCACCGACCAAACGATTATGCCAGCAGATTCTTGACAAGAAATTGGACATCAAATGGACCTGTGAGATGCGCTTCGAGAAGCATCTCACCCGTGAACTCCTGGCGTTGATGCGCGATGCCGGCTGCCTGAAGATCGTGTTCGGACTGGAGTCCTTCAATCAGCGTGTGATGGACGTGATGCAGAAGGGGATCAAGCAGGAGTGGGTTCGTCGTATTGCCGATGATTGTGTCGATCTGGGGATCGCCGTGCATTGTTATATCATTGTGGGGTTTCCGACTGAGAAGGAAGAAGAAGCCCTTGAGACAATGAATTTTATCGTGGAGAACCAGCGGCTTCACAGATCGTATGGGTTTTCTTGCCAGCCCTGCCTCTTCGATTTGGAAAAAGAGGCCCCGATTATGAGCGATCCGGGCAGCTACGGAATCAGGCGCATTATGCGTCCATCAGCAGAGGATTTGAGCCTGGGTTTTTTCTACGAAGTGTCGGAGGGCATGACACCGGACGAAGCGGAGCGCCTGTACCAACAAGTCTACGAAAAGATCAGCGAAGTTGTCTGCGAGCTCCCGTTCAATTACTCGATGGCGGATGGCCTCTTGTACATTGCACGAGCGAAGGCCCAGGAAGTGGGCGTGCCGCAGCCGGCGGGGTCGTGA